A stretch of Roseibium porphyridii DNA encodes these proteins:
- the ggt gene encoding gamma-glutamyltransferase: MKRDFQAPGRSPVFAREAAAATSHPLATSTALEVLQDGGNAVDAAIAAVAVQCVVEPHMTGIGGDCFAIVTEPDGRLTGFNGSGAAPRAATPEKLAELGVKDITDTSAHAVTVPGAVRAWETLHKAHGSTEFGKLFKRAIQYAREGFPVAPRVANDWANNVEKLASDPVSTARYLIDGNAPAIGTILKYPHLAATLEAIATDGADAFYSGPIASDIVEALQSRGGLMTEDDLAACHTTAVSPVMRDYKGHTVAELPPNGQGIIALVMLGILEKFDLENLDPMGPERFHLQMEATRLAYAVRDRFVTDPGYMDVCHSGLIASDYLDRLAAEVSVNKRMASLPQSSLSPQTDTVYLTVVDKDGLAVSFINSLFSDFGSGIVAQDSGVLLHCRGRAFKAQAGHANSIDGGKRPLHTIIPAMVLKDGNPWLSFGVMGGQYQACGHAHLLTNIIDYGMDVQAAIDFPRMFMDLDTHELQAEKLIPPSTLDGLRALGHQVTPAKGAIGGSQAIMIDKARGLLTAGSDPRKDGHAAGY, from the coding sequence GTGAAGCGTGATTTTCAGGCGCCAGGCCGGTCACCGGTTTTTGCGCGCGAAGCAGCTGCGGCAACATCGCATCCTCTGGCAACAAGCACCGCGCTGGAGGTTCTGCAGGACGGAGGCAACGCAGTGGACGCGGCCATCGCCGCCGTTGCCGTGCAATGTGTCGTCGAACCGCATATGACAGGCATCGGCGGTGACTGCTTTGCAATCGTTACCGAACCGGATGGCCGGCTGACCGGCTTTAATGGTTCGGGCGCAGCACCGCGTGCGGCAACACCCGAAAAACTCGCAGAACTCGGTGTAAAGGACATCACCGACACGTCCGCCCATGCGGTAACTGTGCCGGGTGCTGTGCGCGCTTGGGAAACCCTGCACAAGGCGCACGGATCAACGGAATTCGGCAAACTTTTCAAGCGTGCCATTCAATATGCCCGTGAAGGGTTTCCTGTTGCGCCCCGCGTGGCAAACGACTGGGCCAACAATGTCGAGAAACTGGCCTCTGATCCGGTATCGACGGCACGGTACCTCATTGATGGCAACGCACCTGCCATAGGCACGATCCTCAAATACCCGCATCTTGCCGCAACACTCGAGGCTATCGCCACCGATGGTGCGGATGCGTTTTATTCCGGTCCGATTGCCAGCGATATCGTCGAAGCTCTGCAAAGCCGCGGCGGCTTGATGACGGAGGACGACCTCGCCGCGTGCCATACGACCGCTGTCTCTCCTGTCATGAGAGACTACAAGGGGCATACGGTTGCGGAATTGCCGCCCAATGGACAAGGCATCATTGCCTTGGTGATGCTCGGGATTCTGGAAAAGTTCGACCTTGAAAACCTGGATCCAATGGGCCCGGAGAGGTTCCACCTGCAGATGGAAGCAACACGGCTTGCCTATGCAGTCCGCGACAGGTTCGTAACGGATCCTGGCTATATGGACGTTTGCCATTCCGGGTTGATTGCGTCGGATTATCTCGACCGGCTTGCCGCAGAAGTGTCGGTCAACAAACGCATGGCTTCCCTGCCTCAATCTTCACTGAGCCCGCAGACCGATACGGTTTATCTGACCGTTGTAGACAAGGATGGGCTGGCCGTTTCCTTCATAAACTCGCTGTTTTCGGATTTCGGCTCGGGGATCGTTGCACAGGACAGCGGTGTGCTTCTGCATTGCCGTGGCCGAGCGTTCAAGGCGCAGGCAGGTCACGCAAACTCCATTGACGGCGGCAAGCGGCCGCTCCACACGATCATTCCGGCTATGGTGCTCAAGGATGGCAATCCATGGCTGTCCTTCGGTGTAATGGGTGGCCAATACCAGGCCTGCGGACATGCCCACCTGCTGACCAACATCATCGACTATGGAATGGACGTACAGGCTGCAATCGATTTCCCGCGCATGTTCATGGACCTGGATACGCACGAACTCCAGGCAGAGAAACTGATCCCGCCATCGACACTGGACGGCCTCAGAGCACTTGGCCATCAGGTGACGCCGGCCAAGGGAGCCATTGGCGGCAGTCAGGCCATCATGATCGACAAGGCACGGGGGTTGTTGACAGCCGGGTCTGACCCGCGCAAGGACGGCCACGCAGCAGGTTATTGA
- a CDS encoding acetyl-CoA C-acetyltransferase, which yields MSASTDVVIVSATRTPVGSFNGSFANVPAHDLGTIVMKAAMEQAGVDGADIDEVVFGQVLTAAQGQNPARQAAINAGIADSSTAWTLNQVCGSGLRTVAIAAQQIQTGDASIMMAGGQENMSLSPHAAHMRNGYKMGDYKMIDTMIKDGLWDAFNGYHMGQTAENVAEKWQINREQQDEFAVASQNKAEAAQKAGKFKDEITPVTVKERRSERVVEDDEYIRHGATLESVAKLRPAFNKEGSVTAANASGINDGAAALLVMSAAEAEKRGLTPLVRIASWATAGVDPAIMGSGPIPSSRKALDKAGWSAADLDLVEANEAFAAQACAVNKDMGWNPDIVNVNGGAIAIGHPIGASGARILCTLIHEMNRRDAKKGLATLCIGGGMGVAMCLER from the coding sequence ATGAGCGCTTCCACCGATGTTGTCATTGTCAGCGCGACCCGCACCCCTGTCGGGTCGTTCAACGGTTCTTTTGCCAATGTGCCGGCACATGATCTTGGTACCATTGTTATGAAAGCAGCGATGGAACAGGCCGGTGTCGACGGCGCTGATATCGACGAGGTGGTTTTCGGTCAGGTGTTGACTGCGGCGCAAGGCCAGAACCCTGCACGGCAGGCAGCCATCAACGCAGGTATCGCCGACAGTTCGACCGCCTGGACCCTTAATCAGGTTTGCGGTTCCGGCCTGCGGACGGTCGCCATTGCGGCACAGCAGATCCAGACCGGCGATGCATCCATCATGATGGCCGGTGGTCAGGAAAACATGTCTTTGTCTCCGCATGCGGCACATATGCGCAACGGCTACAAGATGGGCGACTACAAGATGATCGATACAATGATCAAAGACGGCTTGTGGGACGCGTTCAATGGCTACCATATGGGTCAGACCGCCGAGAATGTCGCTGAAAAGTGGCAGATCAACCGCGAGCAGCAGGATGAATTCGCGGTCGCTTCCCAGAACAAGGCAGAAGCAGCTCAGAAGGCCGGAAAATTCAAGGATGAGATCACACCGGTCACCGTGAAGGAGCGCAGGTCGGAGCGTGTCGTTGAGGATGATGAATATATTCGTCATGGCGCGACCCTAGAAAGCGTTGCAAAACTTCGTCCGGCCTTCAACAAGGAAGGATCTGTGACAGCCGCGAATGCTTCCGGCATCAACGACGGCGCGGCTGCGCTTTTGGTGATGAGCGCCGCGGAAGCCGAAAAGCGTGGGCTGACACCTTTGGTGCGGATTGCATCCTGGGCAACGGCCGGCGTCGATCCGGCGATCATGGGATCAGGTCCGATCCCGTCGTCAAGGAAGGCTCTGGACAAGGCAGGCTGGAGCGCTGCTGATCTCGATCTGGTCGAGGCAAACGAAGCCTTCGCGGCGCAGGCATGTGCCGTCAACAAGGACATGGGCTGGAACCCTGACATCGTCAATGTCAACGGCGGCGCAATTGCGATCGGACACCCGATCGGCGCGTCAGGTGCCCGCATTCTGTGTACATTGATCCACGAAATGAACCGTCGTGACGCCAAGAAGGGCCTTGCAACGCTGTGTATCGGCGGCGGTATGGGCGTTGCCATGTGTCTGGAGCGCTAA
- a CDS encoding YybH family protein translates to MSFKLKTVGLSIALMLSAAPLVVSADQEGAIAALEGLNDRFNAAASNHDAAGILSLYADDTIWIAPGKPAVKGLEEPKKLFEFVTSNKGDVSHSIDTLFVSDDGTLAVMIGSVDAKIESAGMDATGTYLYVLQPGDEGWEVAADMWHQHEE, encoded by the coding sequence ATGAGTTTCAAATTGAAGACCGTAGGCCTTTCGATCGCCTTAATGCTCTCCGCCGCGCCATTGGTCGTGTCGGCGGATCAGGAAGGCGCTATCGCAGCCCTGGAAGGCCTCAATGATCGTTTCAACGCAGCTGCCTCCAACCACGACGCAGCCGGTATCCTGTCGCTCTATGCGGACGACACGATCTGGATTGCACCCGGAAAGCCTGCCGTCAAGGGATTGGAAGAACCCAAGAAGCTGTTCGAATTCGTTACCTCGAACAAGGGAGACGTCAGTCATTCGATCGATACGCTTTTCGTATCTGACGATGGAACGCTTGCGGTAATGATCGGATCAGTCGATGCCAAGATCGAAAGCGCTGGTATGGACGCAACAGGCACTTATCTCTATGTCCTGCAACCTGGCGACGAAGGCTGGGAAGTGGCCGCTGACATGTGGCATCAGCATGAGGAATAG
- the phaR gene encoding polyhydroxyalkanoate synthesis repressor PhaR, protein MAKTSEPTIIKKYANRRLYNTGTSTYVTLEDLAVMVKGEEDFVVYDAKSGEDITRSVLTQIIFEQEGKGQNLLPVTFLRQLIRFYGDSMQGLVPSFLEYSMTSLTKEQEKLRSQMSEAFGATAFDAIEDQVKRNTEMFERAMKMFMPFPTGEAGAASEAPTATGNTKTEKAETADLDDMKRQLEEMQKKINKLSDKP, encoded by the coding sequence ATGGCCAAAACCAGCGAGCCAACAATCATCAAGAAATACGCCAACCGGCGGCTCTACAACACGGGCACCAGCACCTATGTCACCCTTGAGGATCTGGCGGTGATGGTGAAGGGGGAAGAAGACTTTGTCGTCTATGACGCAAAGAGCGGCGAGGATATCACCCGGTCTGTTCTGACCCAGATTATCTTCGAGCAGGAAGGCAAGGGCCAGAACCTGCTTCCCGTGACTTTCCTCAGACAACTGATCCGCTTTTACGGCGACAGCATGCAGGGTCTCGTGCCGAGCTTTCTCGAATATTCGATGACATCCTTGACGAAGGAACAGGAAAAGCTGCGATCTCAAATGAGCGAAGCTTTCGGAGCCACAGCCTTCGACGCGATCGAGGACCAGGTCAAACGCAATACTGAAATGTTTGAACGGGCGATGAAGATGTTCATGCCGTTCCCGACAGGTGAGGCCGGAGCCGCATCGGAAGCACCGACAGCCACGGGCAACACCAAGACCGAGAAAGCCGAAACGGCTGATCTTGACGATATGAAGCGTCAGCTCGAGGAAATGCAGAAGAAGATCAATAAGCTCTCCGACAAGCCCTGA
- a CDS encoding GNAT family N-acetyltransferase, which yields MTSGILPQCLVAVDRALLPIGTVSLRSTSPGSDVYPGAWLTALLVPEALRRNGIGSALVAAAEIEAAQLGFDHILATTGSATTILKNRRWEQIDQVETASGKLAIFRKGLSTR from the coding sequence ATGACGTCAGGCATCTTGCCGCAATGCCTGGTGGCGGTAGATCGAGCCTTACTGCCAATTGGAACCGTATCGCTCAGGTCAACATCTCCAGGCTCCGACGTCTATCCCGGCGCTTGGTTGACGGCTTTGCTTGTGCCGGAAGCCCTGCGCCGAAATGGCATCGGAAGCGCGCTGGTTGCTGCTGCGGAAATCGAGGCGGCGCAACTCGGATTTGATCACATCCTTGCTACGACAGGTTCGGCAACGACCATTCTGAAAAACAGACGCTGGGAACAGATCGATCAGGTGGAAACGGCCAGCGGAAAACTGGCCATATTCCGAAAAGGCCTCTCAACCCGTTGA
- a CDS encoding GlcG/HbpS family heme-binding protein, giving the protein MTLGMTLSTAEAITSAALEKAVELKLKPLTVAILDAGGHAVLVKRQDGSSIMRPQIAAGKAIGALAVGTGTRWLNANAESRPHFVNALNGVSGGAIVPVPGGVLIKGESGETLGAVGITGDTSDNDEACAVAGIVAAGLVADCG; this is encoded by the coding sequence ATGACTCTTGGAATGACACTTTCAACGGCAGAGGCAATCACTTCCGCCGCATTGGAAAAAGCAGTCGAACTCAAACTGAAGCCTCTTACCGTTGCGATTCTGGACGCGGGCGGTCATGCGGTTCTGGTCAAACGGCAGGACGGCTCATCCATTATGCGCCCTCAGATTGCAGCCGGAAAAGCCATTGGAGCATTGGCTGTCGGAACCGGTACACGCTGGCTGAATGCAAACGCGGAGTCGCGGCCTCATTTCGTCAACGCGCTGAACGGCGTCTCCGGCGGTGCGATCGTGCCTGTTCCAGGTGGTGTTCTGATCAAAGGCGAGAGTGGAGAGACCCTTGGCGCTGTCGGAATAACCGGAGATACCTCTGACAATGACGAAGCGTGCGCAGTTGCCGGCATTGTTGCTGCCGGTCTTGTCGCCGATTGCGGCTGA
- a CDS encoding septation protein A, which yields MELEHAPNDPTRKELSPLLKLALELGPLGVFFLFNARGEQLAASFPVLQAIGEPIFLATAAFMVAITISLTVSLWLTRRLPIMPLVSGVVVLVFGALTLWLHDELFIKLKPTIVNSLFGSVLLLGLVFGKALLGYVFDSAFRLTDEGWRKLTLRWGVFFFVLAAINEIVWRNFSTDFWVNFKVFGIMPITLLFTLSQLPLIQKHAILEDDEDD from the coding sequence ATGGAACTTGAACACGCTCCGAACGATCCGACGCGGAAGGAATTGTCGCCGCTCTTGAAGCTGGCGCTGGAACTCGGCCCGCTCGGCGTGTTTTTTCTGTTCAACGCTCGCGGTGAACAGCTCGCAGCTTCATTTCCTGTACTTCAGGCGATTGGCGAGCCGATTTTTCTGGCGACGGCCGCTTTCATGGTTGCCATCACGATTTCGCTGACGGTGTCGCTCTGGCTGACCAGACGGCTGCCGATCATGCCACTGGTTTCGGGTGTCGTCGTGCTTGTGTTTGGAGCACTGACCCTTTGGCTGCATGACGAGCTTTTCATCAAGCTCAAGCCGACCATCGTCAATAGCCTGTTCGGTTCCGTGCTGCTTTTGGGGTTGGTATTCGGAAAAGCGTTGCTTGGATATGTCTTCGACAGTGCTTTCAGACTTACCGATGAAGGCTGGCGCAAGCTGACTTTGCGCTGGGGCGTTTTCTTCTTTGTGCTGGCGGCGATCAATGAGATCGTTTGGCGTAATTTTTCAACCGATTTCTGGGTCAATTTCAAGGTGTTCGGCATCATGCCGATCACATTGCTTTTCACGCTCTCACAGCTACCGCTGATTCAAAAACATGCCATTCTGGAAGACGACGAAGACGATTGA
- a CDS encoding multicopper oxidase family protein, translating into MPSVSRRELLLGSAGAVSAFAAGGLAAKGFAATDSAEHILRLSNQDHSILPGTLTRDMMSFLPDAPPPVLRMRQGQKVAIDVINDLDEPTVVHWHGLRIPNRMDGVPYLTQYPIETGQSFRYEFTPPDAGTFWYHPHCNTLEQIARGLTGIMVVEEPEDIGFDQDLPLNIRDFRLGGDGQFIAFSKPRNAARGGTLGTVSTVNWQKEPVYELQAGSLVRLRLAVTDLTRVGTYELEGGEARVIAIDSHPLPKPLPAKDLVLSPGQRADIALKVPDQDGETVKLFLRRANGDRLLATFSAAGQSVRRDLKELKPLPPNPVPEPDLANAEVIDFVFGWSPEGDAPQASICGSLGYTFWSINRVAWPGDKPGPFDPLATMKLGKSYVLRLRNESPNAHPIHLHGVSFKLLRSNKRTLPPLVTDTALLLKDETMEVALVADNPGDWAFHCHVIEHQKTGLAGFLRIET; encoded by the coding sequence ATGCCTTCAGTATCAAGGCGAGAATTGTTGCTGGGCAGCGCGGGCGCAGTTTCAGCGTTTGCGGCAGGAGGCCTTGCGGCAAAAGGCTTTGCGGCTACCGATTCCGCAGAGCATATCCTGAGACTTTCCAACCAAGATCACTCCATTTTGCCCGGGACGCTTACGCGCGACATGATGAGCTTCCTCCCTGATGCGCCGCCGCCGGTACTGCGCATGAGGCAGGGACAAAAGGTGGCAATCGATGTCATCAACGATCTGGATGAGCCGACCGTCGTGCATTGGCACGGACTTAGAATTCCCAACCGGATGGATGGCGTGCCTTATCTGACCCAGTATCCGATCGAAACGGGTCAGTCCTTCCGATACGAATTCACGCCGCCAGATGCAGGGACGTTCTGGTATCACCCTCATTGCAATACGCTTGAACAAATTGCGCGTGGCCTGACCGGGATCATGGTGGTCGAAGAACCGGAAGATATTGGTTTCGACCAAGACCTGCCATTGAACATTCGGGACTTTCGCCTCGGCGGCGACGGTCAGTTCATTGCCTTCTCAAAGCCGAGAAATGCTGCGCGCGGAGGCACGCTCGGAACGGTGTCGACCGTCAATTGGCAGAAGGAGCCTGTTTACGAACTGCAGGCGGGAAGCCTTGTCCGCCTCAGACTGGCCGTTACCGACCTGACTCGCGTTGGAACTTACGAACTTGAGGGCGGCGAGGCCCGGGTCATCGCTATCGATTCTCACCCATTACCCAAGCCCCTACCGGCGAAAGACCTGGTCCTGTCGCCCGGTCAGCGTGCGGATATTGCGTTGAAGGTACCGGACCAGGACGGCGAAACGGTAAAATTGTTTCTACGTCGTGCCAATGGTGACCGGCTTCTGGCAACGTTCAGCGCAGCTGGCCAAAGCGTCCGACGAGATTTGAAGGAATTAAAGCCGCTTCCTCCCAATCCGGTGCCTGAGCCGGATCTCGCCAATGCCGAAGTGATCGATTTCGTGTTCGGCTGGTCACCGGAAGGAGATGCTCCGCAAGCCAGCATCTGTGGCTCACTCGGATATACATTCTGGTCGATCAACCGGGTGGCCTGGCCGGGGGATAAGCCTGGACCTTTCGACCCATTGGCGACGATGAAGCTGGGCAAGTCATATGTGCTGCGTCTCAGAAACGAATCTCCGAACGCCCATCCGATCCATCTTCATGGCGTTTCCTTCAAACTGCTGCGGTCAAACAAACGCACCCTGCCGCCGCTCGTGACCGATACGGCTTTGCTTTTGAAGGATGAAACGATGGAAGTGGCCCTTGTCGCTGACAATCCCGGTGATTGGGCGTTCCATTGTCACGTCATCGAGCACCAGAAAACCGGTTTGGCCGGCTTTCTGAGGATCGAGACTTGA
- the mtgA gene encoding monofunctional biosynthetic peptidoglycan transglycosylase, which yields MARTRATGGGSGARKTSTKKRSFWALLRKWLVRLVLLAIVLPPLLTTIYSVVPPVSTLMIGRYAQLLWVDRQWVPLERISPNLVKSVITSEDSGFCVNDGVEWDALQDQVEALSEGERPRGASTITMQTAKNLFLWGDRSYVRKALELPLALMLDAILTKRRVLEIYLNIAEWGEGIFGAEAAAQAWFGKPAKDLTRVEAARLATALPNPLARNPASPSSGHRRLASTNLARVKGAGPIFGCVLDN from the coding sequence ATGGCTAGAACAAGAGCGACCGGAGGTGGATCGGGCGCGCGGAAAACATCGACCAAGAAGCGCTCCTTCTGGGCGCTCCTGCGCAAATGGTTGGTCCGCCTCGTTCTCCTCGCCATTGTTCTGCCTCCGCTCCTGACGACCATTTATTCTGTCGTGCCGCCTGTGAGCACACTCATGATCGGTCGCTATGCGCAGCTTCTCTGGGTGGATCGGCAATGGGTGCCCCTGGAACGGATATCGCCAAACCTTGTGAAATCGGTCATCACATCCGAAGACAGTGGCTTCTGCGTAAACGATGGCGTTGAATGGGACGCGCTACAGGATCAGGTCGAAGCTCTGAGCGAAGGCGAACGGCCGCGCGGCGCCAGCACAATTACAATGCAGACAGCGAAGAACCTGTTCCTCTGGGGAGACAGGTCCTATGTACGCAAAGCACTTGAGCTGCCTTTGGCGCTGATGCTGGATGCGATCCTTACCAAAAGGCGGGTTCTGGAGATCTATCTCAATATCGCCGAGTGGGGTGAAGGCATCTTCGGCGCAGAGGCGGCAGCGCAGGCCTGGTTCGGCAAACCTGCAAAGGATCTGACACGGGTGGAAGCGGCAAGACTGGCAACGGCTCTGCCAAATCCGCTTGCGCGCAACCCGGCGAGTCCCTCTTCCGGGCACCGCCGTCTGGCGTCGACCAACCTTGCCAGGGTCAAAGGCGCTGGTCCCATATTCGGCTGCGTACTGGACAATTGA
- the rpmF gene encoding 50S ribosomal protein L32 yields MAVPKRKTSRMKRGFRRSTDALKQPTYVEDKDSGELRRPHHVDLKTGMYRGRQIMTPKEDA; encoded by the coding sequence ATGGCCGTTCCAAAGAGAAAAACCTCGCGCATGAAGCGCGGTTTTCGCCGTTCCACGGACGCCCTCAAGCAGCCGACTTACGTCGAGGACAAGGATTCGGGCGAATTGCGCCGTCCGCATCACGTTGACCTGAAGACCGGCATGTACCGGGGCCGTCAGATCATGACCCCGAAAGAAGACGCATAA
- a CDS encoding DUF3299 domain-containing protein — protein sequence MRLFLILCLFLVSFPAAAAKVAVNWTDLPDPGSTIFEDPFATLSIAELRSLGTVLRLRRELEQTTLSANSAAQTRERLQREEAKLAASGVRTDWLLSQRHEIGKKRAKAALAGNPDLDGQEIVISGYAIPVFAPGTKTVTGGYLVPEAGMCSHMPAPDPNQMIRYQVEEGLNAEEIYQPVQMVGRLSLRTTRQEITLLDGQVDMIAAFDMDVSEIRNMDRPARSSGNRLLNFFTGRKVTPHQ from the coding sequence ATGCGTCTGTTTTTAATCTTGTGCCTCTTTCTAGTTTCCTTTCCGGCGGCAGCGGCAAAGGTTGCCGTCAATTGGACAGATCTGCCCGACCCCGGCTCCACCATCTTTGAAGATCCCTTCGCCACCTTGAGCATTGCGGAACTTCGATCTCTCGGGACTGTGCTGCGGCTGCGCCGCGAGCTTGAACAAACGACCCTTTCCGCAAATTCCGCTGCGCAGACGAGAGAGAGACTTCAGCGCGAGGAAGCCAAGCTTGCCGCATCCGGCGTTCGCACAGACTGGTTATTGTCGCAACGTCATGAGATCGGCAAAAAGCGTGCGAAGGCGGCTCTAGCCGGCAATCCCGACCTTGATGGCCAGGAAATCGTTATTTCGGGCTACGCCATTCCTGTTTTCGCACCTGGAACCAAAACGGTTACCGGCGGCTATCTTGTTCCGGAAGCAGGCATGTGCAGCCACATGCCTGCACCCGACCCCAATCAGATGATCCGCTATCAGGTTGAGGAAGGGTTGAATGCCGAAGAAATCTATCAACCCGTACAGATGGTTGGCCGCTTGTCCTTGCGAACCACGCGCCAGGAAATCACGTTGCTGGATGGCCAGGTGGACATGATTGCCGCATTCGACATGGACGTTTCCGAAATTCGCAACATGGATCGGCCAGCAAGATCATCCGGCAACCGATTATTGAATTTTTTCACCGGACGCAAAGTGACGCCGCATCAATAA
- a CDS encoding redoxin domain-containing protein produces MANPKPLVGDVFPKITVPKLGGGELTLGRPGAGHDWQLVVVYRGKHCPICTRYLSELNAILPDLSKIGVDVVAVSADPENRAQAQVTEAGADFPVGIELTVDQMRQLGLYVSDPRSAEETDRPFAEPGLFVINDAGKLQVTDISNAPFARPALSSVLMGLNFIKNPENNYPIRGTHHVQN; encoded by the coding sequence ATGGCAAATCCAAAGCCTCTTGTAGGGGACGTATTCCCAAAAATCACCGTACCCAAACTGGGTGGTGGAGAGCTGACACTCGGTAGACCCGGCGCTGGCCATGACTGGCAGCTGGTCGTGGTCTACCGCGGCAAACACTGTCCTATCTGTACCCGCTATTTGTCTGAGCTCAACGCCATTCTTCCCGATTTGAGCAAGATCGGCGTCGATGTCGTTGCCGTTTCAGCGGACCCTGAAAACCGTGCGCAGGCCCAGGTCACCGAAGCCGGTGCAGATTTTCCCGTCGGCATTGAATTGACCGTCGACCAGATGCGCCAACTCGGGCTTTACGTTTCTGATCCTCGATCTGCGGAAGAAACAGATCGGCCTTTTGCTGAGCCTGGGCTCTTTGTGATCAATGACGCCGGCAAACTGCAGGTCACGGATATCTCCAATGCACCGTTCGCCCGGCCGGCTCTTTCATCCGTCTTGATGGGGCTGAATTTCATCAAAAATCCGGAAAACAACTATCCGATCCGAGGAACACATCATGTCCAGAACTGA
- the phbB gene encoding acetoacetyl-CoA reductase translates to MSKVALVTGGTRGIGESISRGLKDAGYTVAATYAGNTEKAEAFKAETGIHVFKWDVSDPDACAAGIAKVEEELGPVEVLVNNAGITRDGMFHKMDFDQWRAVLSTNLDSMFTMTKPVINGMRGRGSGRIINISSINGQKGQMGQTNYSAAKAGVIGFTKALAQENAFKGITVNCVCPGYINTDMVAAMPEKVLESIVSGIPVGRLGHPEEIAQTVVYLASDSAAFMTGAVMTINGGQYIANG, encoded by the coding sequence ATGAGCAAGGTCGCATTGGTCACTGGTGGAACGCGTGGCATCGGCGAATCCATTTCGCGTGGTCTTAAGGACGCAGGCTATACGGTGGCGGCCACTTATGCCGGCAATACCGAAAAGGCCGAAGCCTTCAAGGCAGAAACCGGTATCCACGTCTTTAAATGGGACGTCTCCGATCCTGACGCCTGCGCTGCGGGCATTGCAAAGGTTGAAGAGGAGCTGGGGCCGGTCGAGGTTCTGGTCAACAATGCGGGCATCACCCGCGACGGCATGTTCCACAAGATGGACTTCGATCAGTGGCGGGCAGTGCTCTCCACCAATCTGGACTCCATGTTCACGATGACCAAGCCTGTCATCAACGGCATGCGCGGGCGCGGGTCGGGGCGCATCATCAACATCTCGTCCATCAACGGCCAAAAAGGCCAGATGGGCCAGACCAACTATTCCGCAGCAAAAGCAGGGGTGATCGGTTTCACCAAGGCGCTTGCCCAGGAAAACGCCTTTAAAGGCATCACAGTCAACTGCGTCTGCCCGGGTTACATCAACACCGATATGGTCGCTGCAATGCCGGAAAAGGTTCTTGAAAGCATCGTCTCCGGCATCCCTGTCGGCCGTCTTGGCCATCCTGAGGAAATCGCACAGACCGTCGTTTATCTGGCGTCGGACTCTGCGGCATTCATGACAGGTGCCGTCATGACCATCAATGGCGGCCAGTATATCGCCAACGGCTGA
- a CDS encoding TetR/AcrR family transcriptional regulator, giving the protein MTDTKKMGRPRTFDSREALMAAMNVFWAKGYDGASLKDLTGAMGISGPSMYAAFGDKRELFLKTIDLYGDVDGCAPVVAFEAEPDIERAVKGFLEQVIIYATAHESGAKGCFLASSVSASIGEVEGVSERVEKAIDDTDKRLAARFDLEKEKGVLPPDFPSLERARFLYDIRQGYMFRGRAGWTADAMRKDIDHRVKMILATQSAGCA; this is encoded by the coding sequence TTGACCGATACAAAAAAAATGGGTCGTCCGCGCACCTTTGACAGTCGCGAGGCGCTAATGGCGGCGATGAATGTGTTCTGGGCGAAGGGCTATGACGGCGCTTCGCTGAAAGACCTGACAGGTGCGATGGGGATCAGCGGACCCAGCATGTACGCGGCCTTTGGCGACAAACGGGAACTTTTTCTGAAGACCATCGACCTTTACGGCGATGTCGATGGCTGTGCACCGGTTGTGGCTTTTGAAGCCGAACCGGATATCGAGCGCGCCGTCAAGGGGTTCCTGGAGCAGGTGATCATCTACGCCACTGCGCATGAAAGCGGCGCAAAGGGCTGTTTTCTGGCATCGAGCGTGTCAGCCAGCATTGGTGAAGTCGAGGGAGTTTCAGAACGGGTTGAAAAGGCCATCGACGACACGGACAAGCGGCTGGCCGCTCGTTTTGACCTGGAAAAGGAAAAGGGTGTGCTGCCGCCGGATTTCCCTTCTCTGGAGCGCGCCCGCTTCCTGTACGACATTCGTCAGGGATACATGTTTCGGGGCCGTGCAGGCTGGACAGCGGACGCCATGCGCAAGGACATTGACCATCGCGTCAAGATGATCCTGGCCACGCAATCTGCCGGGTGTGCCTAG